A genomic window from Alkalihalobacillus sp. AL-G includes:
- a CDS encoding NAD(P)/FAD-dependent oxidoreductase, whose amino-acid sequence MSRPHIVILGAGYGGIMTATRLTKELGMNEAEITLVNKHNYHYQTTWLHEPAAGTMHHDRTRMPIKEVIDTNRVNFVQDTVVSIDDASKTVKLENGELNYDYLVIGLGFESETFGIPGVKDYAFNIRSVNTVREIKEHIEYKFASYNNEPNPSDSMLTIVVAGAGFTGIEFIGEMADRIPELCAEYDVPREKVRLICAEAAPTVLPGFDEELVEYAVNLLERKGVEFMLGTPIKEVTEDGVVLEEGEIKSDTIVWTTGIRGNSIVENSGFETMRGRIKVEKDLRAPGHDHIFIVGDCALIINEEINRPFPPTAQIAIQQAFTVARNMKAIINGGKTEGFVPEIKGTVASLGKGEAIGKVGNKKLYGATAAAMKKIIDNRYLFLLGGIPLVVKKGKLKLF is encoded by the coding sequence ATGAGCAGACCACATATTGTTATTCTTGGAGCTGGGTACGGTGGAATTATGACAGCCACTCGTTTAACGAAAGAGCTCGGTATGAACGAGGCTGAAATCACACTCGTAAACAAACATAATTATCACTATCAAACAACATGGCTTCACGAGCCGGCAGCAGGAACAATGCATCACGATCGTACGCGTATGCCGATTAAAGAAGTCATTGATACAAATCGAGTTAATTTTGTTCAAGATACAGTTGTTTCGATTGATGATGCAAGCAAGACGGTCAAGTTAGAAAATGGAGAACTCAATTATGATTATCTCGTGATTGGTCTTGGTTTTGAATCGGAAACGTTCGGAATTCCTGGAGTAAAAGACTATGCGTTTAACATTCGCAGTGTCAACACAGTTCGTGAAATAAAAGAACATATTGAATATAAGTTTGCAAGCTATAACAACGAGCCAAACCCTTCTGACAGCATGCTTACCATCGTTGTTGCGGGTGCAGGATTTACAGGGATTGAATTCATTGGTGAAATGGCTGATCGCATTCCAGAGCTTTGTGCAGAATACGATGTACCACGTGAAAAGGTACGCCTGATCTGTGCGGAAGCGGCTCCTACCGTACTTCCAGGGTTTGATGAAGAACTAGTTGAGTATGCGGTTAACTTACTTGAGCGTAAAGGTGTTGAATTTATGCTAGGTACGCCGATTAAAGAAGTTACCGAAGACGGTGTCGTTCTTGAAGAGGGAGAAATCAAGTCTGATACAATCGTTTGGACTACAGGTATCCGCGGAAATTCAATCGTTGAAAACTCAGGGTTCGAAACGATGAGAGGCCGTATTAAAGTTGAGAAAGACTTACGCGCTCCTGGTCATGATCACATCTTCATCGTTGGAGATTGTGCATTGATCATTAATGAGGAGATCAACCGGCCATTCCCTCCAACAGCCCAAATTGCGATCCAACAAGCATTCACTGTTGCTCGTAACATGAAAGCGATCATCAACGGTGGTAAGACGGAAGGGTTTGTACCAGAAATTAAAGGTACCGTAGCCTCTCTCGGTAAAGGCGAAGCAATCGGTAAGGTTGGAAACAAGAAATTATATGGCGCAACAGCAGCGGCTATGAAAAAGATAATCGATAACCGTTATCTCTTCTTACTCGGCGGAATACCACTTGTTGTGAAAAAGGGTAAACTGAAGCTATTTTAA
- a CDS encoding NAD(P)/FAD-dependent oxidoreductase, with translation MTEQHDVYDVTIIGGGPTGLFTAFYGGMRQLKVKIIESMPQLGGQLAALYPEKYIYDVAGFPKVLAQDLVNNLKEQAFQFHPSVALEQSVQKVEKQEDNVFKLTTDKEVHYSKAVIITAGVGAFQPRRLEHDNAKGFEGNNLHYFVNDINAFAGQNVVVCGGGDSAIDWANMLEPLAKEVTLTHRREKFRAHEHSVEQLMSSKVNIKTPYQIKELIGDGDRVKQVVLKEAKGDEEEVIECDSLIVNYGFISSLGPIKEWGLDIQKNSIVVNSRMETNIPGIYAAGDVCTYEGKVKLIATGFGEAPTAINNAKSYIDPNAKVQPMHSTSLF, from the coding sequence ATGACCGAGCAACATGATGTCTACGACGTGACGATCATCGGCGGTGGCCCGACTGGGTTGTTCACCGCATTTTATGGAGGAATGAGGCAGCTTAAAGTAAAAATCATCGAAAGTATGCCTCAGCTGGGAGGCCAATTAGCGGCACTATATCCTGAAAAATACATATATGATGTAGCAGGATTTCCAAAGGTACTCGCACAGGATCTCGTAAACAATTTAAAGGAACAGGCTTTTCAGTTCCATCCTTCTGTTGCCTTGGAGCAATCCGTTCAAAAGGTGGAAAAACAAGAGGATAACGTTTTTAAATTGACGACGGACAAGGAAGTCCACTATTCAAAGGCAGTTATTATTACTGCTGGCGTAGGAGCCTTTCAACCTCGTCGGTTAGAGCACGACAATGCGAAAGGCTTTGAAGGAAACAACCTTCACTATTTTGTAAACGACATCAATGCATTTGCTGGTCAAAACGTAGTTGTATGTGGCGGAGGAGATTCTGCCATTGACTGGGCAAATATGCTAGAACCCCTTGCAAAAGAAGTAACATTAACACACCGCAGAGAAAAGTTTCGTGCACACGAGCACAGTGTTGAACAATTGATGAGTTCAAAAGTCAACATCAAGACTCCTTATCAGATTAAAGAATTGATTGGCGATGGCGATCGTGTCAAGCAGGTTGTTTTAAAAGAGGCAAAAGGTGACGAAGAAGAAGTCATCGAATGCGATTCTTTAATCGTCAACTATGGATTCATTTCATCACTCGGTCCAATTAAGGAATGGGGCTTAGACATCCAAAAGAACTCGATCGTAGTAAACTCTCGTATGGAAACAAACATACCAGGTATCTATGCAGCTGGAGACGTTTGTACATATGAAGGAAAAGTAAAGTTGATTGCGACTGGTTTCGGTGAAGCACCGACAGCAATCAATAACGCAAAATCCTACATCGATCCGAACGCAAAAGTACAACCAATGCATAGTACAAGCTTGTTTTAA